In Brevibacterium zhoupengii, the following are encoded in one genomic region:
- a CDS encoding ABC transporter permease: protein MGKYIARRILLMVPIVLGVATLSFVLMQLAPGDPAAAYLGDKATPEAVAQLRHAWGLDQPFLIQYFQFLGGLIVGDFGPSFIFQTSVLELLKLRMPATVMLMLVSVVFAIAISIPISLWVAATKSPTAAVVSRVFTATVQGMPAFFVGTLLILVLGVNTGLFPVGGYGRNLGEHLYSLVLPGIAVALTICPVLIRSLTAALNDSLSAEYTKFAMSKGLSRSKTVTNYAFRNAGITGISILGIQVGHLVGGALIVENVFAIPGAGSLLMQSVLARDYNVVQALTVVFGILVVLVYLLTDIIYSVVDPRVRLGG, encoded by the coding sequence GTGGGCAAATACATCGCCAGACGCATACTTCTCATGGTGCCCATCGTCCTCGGCGTTGCCACACTCTCGTTCGTGCTCATGCAGCTCGCACCAGGCGATCCCGCTGCCGCCTACCTCGGCGACAAGGCGACTCCGGAGGCAGTTGCCCAGCTGCGACACGCTTGGGGACTCGATCAGCCCTTCCTCATCCAGTACTTTCAGTTCCTCGGCGGCCTGATCGTCGGCGATTTCGGTCCCTCGTTCATCTTCCAGACCTCCGTGCTCGAACTGCTCAAGCTGCGCATGCCCGCGACCGTCATGCTCATGCTCGTCTCGGTCGTCTTCGCCATCGCCATCTCCATCCCGATCTCGCTGTGGGTGGCCGCAACCAAGAGCCCCACCGCGGCGGTCGTCTCCCGGGTCTTCACCGCCACGGTCCAGGGAATGCCGGCATTCTTCGTCGGCACCCTCCTGATCCTGGTTCTGGGAGTGAATACGGGACTGTTCCCTGTCGGCGGATATGGGCGCAACCTCGGCGAACATCTGTATTCTCTGGTGCTGCCGGGCATCGCGGTCGCGCTCACGATCTGTCCGGTCCTCATCCGCAGCCTGACCGCGGCGCTCAACGACTCACTGTCGGCGGAATACACGAAGTTCGCCATGTCGAAGGGACTGAGCCGATCGAAGACCGTAACCAACTACGCGTTCCGCAATGCCGGAATAACGGGGATCTCGATCCTCGGCATCCAGGTCGGGCACCTCGTGGGCGGTGCCCTGATCGTCGAGAACGTGTTCGCGATCCCGGGCGCTGGTTCGCTGCTCATGCAATCGGTGCTGGCCCGTGACTACAACGTCGTCCAGGCACTGACCGTCGTCTTCGGCATCCTCGTCGTCCTCGTCTATCTGCTCACCGACATCATCTACAGCGTCGTCGATCCGCGCGTACGACTGGGAGGCTGA